The following nucleotide sequence is from Candidatus Delongbacteria bacterium.
GACCCGCGAGCTGCTGCCCGAGCTGCCGCCGGAGAATGTGATCGGCGAACCGGTGGGACGCAACACGGCGGCCTGCATCGCGCTGTCCGCCAAGCTCATCCGCGACCGGGAACCCGACTCGCGGGTCATCGTGCTGCCCGCCGACCACTTCGTGGGGGACGCCGAGGAATTCCTCTGCACCTTGGAGCGCGCCCTGCTGGCCTGCCAGGGCGGCCATCTGGTCACGCTGGGCATCGCGCCGGATCGCCCGGAGACGGGCTACGGCTACATCCAGCACGGCGAGGAGGAGCTGAGCGCCGGGGTCCACCCGGTGCGGACCTTCGCCGAGAAACCCAACCTGGCCACCGCCCTGCGCTTCCTGCGCAGCGGGGACTTCCTCTGGAACAGCGGGATCTTTGTCTGGGAGAACGACGCGCTCATCGCCGCCCTGGAGACCTGGCTGCCCGAGACCTGGGAGGCCATCGCCGCCCTGCAGGGCGCACCGGGGCAATCGGACTTCGGCGCGGAGCTGGCCGCCTGCTACGCGGGTCTGCGCCCGGTCTCCATCGACGTGGGTGTGATGGAGCCCGCCGCGCGCGTGGCCGGCAAGGTGCGGGTGATCCGCGCCAGCTTCCCCTGGAACGACGTGGGCACCTGGGCCGAAGTGCATCGCATGCTGGAGGGCGACGGCGAGGGCAACACGACCCAGGGCGAGGCGCTGTTCGTGAACAGCCGCAACTGCCACGTCCAGGCCGACCGCCGCACCGTGGTCCTGCTGGGCATGCAGGACACCATCGTGGTGGACACGCCGGACGCCCTGCTGGTCTGCCCGCTCAGCCAAGACCAGGAGATCCGCCAGGTGATCCAGCGGCTGAAAGAGGAAGGCCTTCATGAGTTGCTCTGAGCGTTGAGTTAGAACCACCTGCACGAGTTGCTCTGAGAGCACCCTGGCGGATAGCCCGCGGAGCGGCCCACCAAGCTTGGAGGCCGGCCGCGCGGGCGCTACCTTTTCCCCATGGACGCCGCCCGCAGCACCCAACGCGAAGAGGAAGAACGCCTGCTCCTGTCCCAACTGGAGGAGGCGGCCCGCGCCCTGGGCCTGCGCGTGCGCGTGGAACGCGGCAGTTTCCGCAGCGGGCGCTGCCGCTCGCGCTCCGACGAACTGATCATCCTCAATCGGCGTCTGGGGACCTTCGAACGGGCCCAGGTGCTGGCGCGCATCCTGGCGCGCGAGGATCTGGACAAGGCCTTTCTGCTGCCCGCGGTCCGGGAACGGATCCTCGAACTGGGCGGCGCGTCCGGGGACGGCGGATGAAGACACGGGCAGCCAAGCGGACCTCTGGGAGGCGGAGATGATGACGGACCCCCTGTTCCTGCGCAGCGTGATCCTCTTCGAGGACCTGGAGGACGGCGACCTGATGCGGGTGGCCGAGCGCCTGAGCGCCAAGAAGTACCGCAAGAACAACCTGATCATCTTCGAGGAGGATGAGGGGCAGGTGCTGTTCATCATCCGCAGCGGCCGGGTGAAGATCTCGCGCATCAACGTCTCGGGCGAGGAGGTGATCCTGGCCATCCTGGGCGGGGCGGACTTCTTCGGCGAGCTGTCGATCATCGACGGCGGCCCGCGCAGCGCCACGGTCACCTCGCTGGACGAGGTGGAGCTGCTCAGCCTGCGCCGCAAGGACTTCTTCGACATCCTGCACACCTATCCCTCGGTGGCCATCTCGCTGCTCAAGCTGATGGCCGGGCGGATCCGCAAGACCGACGCCCAGCTGGTCAGCCTCTCCAGCCTGGACGCCCGCGGCCGGGTGATCAACACCCTGGTCCACCTCTGCCGCGACCTGGGCCGGGACGAGGGCGCCGACATGGTGCTGACCGACCTCCCTCTGCAACGCGACCTGGCCTCCATGGCCGGCACCAGCCGGGAAACCATGTCCCGCCTGCTGGCCAAGCTGGAGAGCGAGGAGTGGCTGGAGCGCCGCGGGGCGGATCTGGTGGTCCACAACTTCGCCGACTTCAAAAAGCTCCACCCCTAAGAATCTGCCCCTCCCCGCCTAGTGGGCGCAGGCGCGTTCAAACCGGCACGCGGCTTGCCATTCCAAATCCAGCGGCGGGAGCCCGTAAAAAGGCCCTTGCCCGCCATGGAGTTCATCGCCCCTCCGGGGGCGTCCGGCGTTCCGGCTTCCCAGCTTTCGGAAGCGGGACGGCGATTTTGTCAGAGGAGCACGCATGGAGTCGACACACGCCGGGTTGCCGCAGGGCGAATTCGCCCCCGTGACCCGTCCGGTATGGGAACGCTGCGCCCAGGAGAGTCTCAAGGGCCGGCCCCTGGCCAGCCTGCGCGGCGAGAGCGAGGACGGCCTGTCGCTGGAACCCCTCTATTGGCTGGAAGACCTGGAGCGGCTGCCGCACGTCCAGCTGACGGATCCGGCCGGGCCCGAATCCGCGCGGCCCGGGGCCTGGGAAATCCGCCAGGAGTGCCTGTCCACGACCCCCGCCGAGCTGCGCGCGGAATTGCAGGAGCTGGACGCCCGCGGCCAGGCCAGCCTGCCGCTCAGCCTGGAGCGGCTGGAAGCGGCGAACGGGCCGCTGGAACCCGCCCGCCTGGCCGAGCTGCTGGAGGGCTGGGAGCCCGGTGGCGCGATCCTGCAACTGGCCTGCGGCGCCGAACCCGCCCGGGGCGCGGGCCTGCTGGCCGCCCTGCCCACCTCTGTCACCCGCCGCCTGCTCTGCGACTGGACCACGGCCGGGCTGCGCCAGGGCCGCCATCCCGCCGCCGCGGCGGGCGAGTTGGCCGCGCTCTGGCAGGATCCCGCAGCCCCCGCGGCCACCCTGCGGATCAGCGGCGTGGCCGCCCACGAGGCCGGCGCCACCTCGGCCCAGGAGCTGGCCCTCTGGTTGTCGGCCTGGACGGCGGCCGCGCGCGAGCTGGAAGCCGTGGGCGTGCCGCTGGAGACCCTGCTGGAGAAGAGCGAGCACGAGCTCTCCAGCAGCCGCGACCTCTTCGAGAGCCTCGCGCGCCTGCGGGCCGCCCGTCTGTTGGCTG
It contains:
- a CDS encoding mannose-1-phosphate guanylyltransferase, whose amino-acid sequence is MTSSVWAVIMAGGVGARFWPLSRLERPKQFLSVFSAEPLLAETVHRLGGQLDAAHILVVTNALHVERTRELLPELPPENVIGEPVGRNTAACIALSAKLIRDREPDSRVIVLPADHFVGDAEEFLCTLERALLACQGGHLVTLGIAPDRPETGYGYIQHGEEELSAGVHPVRTFAEKPNLATALRFLRSGDFLWNSGIFVWENDALIAALETWLPETWEAIAALQGAPGQSDFGAELAACYAGLRPVSIDVGVMEPAARVAGKVRVIRASFPWNDVGTWAEVHRMLEGDGEGNTTQGEALFVNSRNCHVQADRRTVVLLGMQDTIVVDTPDALLVCPLSQDQEIRQVIQRLKEEGLHELL
- a CDS encoding Crp/Fnr family transcriptional regulator, with protein sequence MMTDPLFLRSVILFEDLEDGDLMRVAERLSAKKYRKNNLIIFEEDEGQVLFIIRSGRVKISRINVSGEEVILAILGGADFFGELSIIDGGPRSATVTSLDEVELLSLRRKDFFDILHTYPSVAISLLKLMAGRIRKTDAQLVSLSSLDARGRVINTLVHLCRDLGRDEGADMVLTDLPLQRDLASMAGTSRETMSRLLAKLESEEWLERRGADLVVHNFADFKKLHP